A region from the Methanofollis liminatans DSM 4140 genome encodes:
- the cas1c gene encoding type I-C CRISPR-associated endonuclease Cas1c, with amino-acid sequence MRKLLNTLYVTTPESYLLREGENVVIKINNTEKFRIPIHNLEGIVCFGYMGASPQLMRLCTDNNVGLSFLTPHGKFLARVHGRVRGNVLLRRTQYRKADDAEESLEIARCFIIGKIVNCRTVLGRSLRDHGDAIDHDKIRFIDSLLIENLQSIDSCYNSDSLRGIEGNCAKFYFGALDELILKQKDDFFLSQRNRRPPLDNMNALLSFLYTLLAHDVESALETVGVDPYVGFFHTDRPGRPSLALDLMEELRPFMADRLALNMVNLRQVCRKDFLKKENGGVILTDDGRKEVLSAWQKRKQDEITHPYLNEKISVGLIPYVQAMLLARYLRGDIDGYPPFFMN; translated from the coding sequence ATGAGAAAATTACTGAACACATTATATGTCACGACTCCCGAATCATATCTTCTCCGGGAGGGAGAGAATGTTGTCATTAAAATCAATAATACTGAAAAATTTCGCATTCCGATACATAATCTTGAAGGTATAGTCTGCTTTGGATATATGGGGGCCAGTCCTCAATTGATGCGACTATGCACCGACAATAATGTCGGTCTCTCTTTTTTGACGCCGCATGGAAAATTTCTGGCACGCGTTCATGGGCGGGTCCGGGGCAATGTTCTGCTGCGGCGGACTCAATATCGAAAAGCAGATGACGCAGAAGAATCCCTGGAGATCGCCAGGTGCTTCATCATAGGAAAAATCGTCAACTGCAGGACGGTTCTCGGTCGAAGTCTGCGTGACCACGGAGATGCAATCGATCACGATAAAATTCGTTTCATCGATTCTTTGCTGATTGAAAATCTTCAGAGTATTGATTCCTGTTATAATTCAGATTCTCTTCGTGGAATTGAAGGAAATTGCGCAAAATTCTACTTTGGCGCACTGGATGAACTGATTCTCAAGCAAAAGGATGATTTTTTCCTGTCTCAGAGGAATCGGAGGCCTCCACTTGACAACATGAATGCTCTCCTGTCTTTTCTGTACACGCTGCTCGCCCATGATGTTGAATCTGCCTTAGAAACGGTTGGAGTCGATCCATATGTTGGGTTTTTTCACACAGACCGTCCAGGAAGGCCGAGTCTTGCACTTGATTTGATGGAGGAACTCCGCCCATTCATGGCCGATCGCCTTGCATTGAATATGGTCAATCTCAGGCAGGTCTGTAGAAAAGATTTCCTCAAGAAGGAAAATGGCGGCGTGATCCTGACTGACGATGGAAGAAAAGAGGTGCTTTCGGCCTGGCAAAAGAGAAAGCAGGACGAAATTACTCACCCCTATTTAAATGAGAAGATATCTGTCGGATTAATTCCTTACGTGCAGGCGATGTTGCTGGCGCGCTATTTGCGTGGGGATATTGATGGGTATCCCCCATTTTTTATGAATTGA
- the cas2 gene encoding CRISPR-associated endonuclease Cas2 encodes MVLVTYDVSTESEGGKSRLRRVAKECVNYGQRVQNSVFECLVDPAQFAQLKHSLCEIIDEDKDSLRFYYLGKNWKNRVEHFGTKKGYDPEGLLVL; translated from the coding sequence ATGGTACTGGTAACGTACGATGTGAGCACAGAATCAGAAGGCGGGAAGAGCAGACTGAGAAGAGTGGCAAAAGAGTGCGTGAATTATGGACAGAGAGTCCAGAACTCCGTATTTGAGTGCCTCGTGGATCCGGCTCAGTTCGCACAGCTTAAACATTCTTTATGTGAGATCATAGATGAGGATAAAGATAGTCTGAGGTTTTATTACCTGGGTAAGAACTGGAAAAACCGGGTGGAGCACTTCGGTACCAAAAAAGGCTACGATCCAGAAGGTTTATTAGTGCTATGA
- the cas5c gene encoding type I-C CRISPR-associated protein Cas5c, with product MIAIGFGIKLKVWGDYACFTRPEMKVERVSYDVITPSAARGILEAIYWKPAISWKIDKIHVLNPIRFDNIRRNERPGKISAANVKKAFKGEDVALYQDSTEDTVQRASLVLRDVCYVIEAHFEMTDRAGPDDTVEKHYNIALRRMRKGQCFHHPYFGCREFPTQFEFIEGEVPVSCYRGEKGGERDLGFMLYDIDFSDETKAIFFRASMVDGVIDVQKCLCYGGVS from the coding sequence GTGATTGCAATCGGATTTGGAATTAAATTGAAAGTATGGGGAGATTATGCCTGCTTCACGCGACCGGAGATGAAAGTTGAGCGCGTCAGCTATGATGTCATAACCCCCTCAGCAGCCCGAGGAATTCTTGAAGCGATTTACTGGAAGCCTGCGATTTCCTGGAAGATTGACAAAATCCACGTCCTGAACCCGATCAGGTTCGACAATATCCGCAGGAATGAGAGACCGGGAAAAATATCTGCGGCTAATGTGAAAAAAGCGTTCAAGGGGGAGGATGTCGCCCTTTATCAGGATTCTACAGAGGATACGGTTCAAAGAGCCTCACTTGTCCTCCGTGATGTCTGCTATGTTATTGAGGCGCATTTTGAGATGACAGATCGAGCAGGGCCCGATGACACCGTCGAAAAGCATTACAATATCGCACTTCGGCGGATGCGGAAAGGTCAGTGCTTCCATCATCCATATTTCGGCTGTCGTGAATTTCCGACCCAGTTTGAATTCATTGAAGGGGAAGTTCCTGTGTCCTGCTATCGCGGTGAAAAAGGAGGAGAGCGGGATCTCGGGTTCATGCTGTATGACATCGATTTTTCCGACGAGACGAAAGCCATCTTTTTCCGCGCCAGTATGGTGGACGGAGTTATTGATGTTCAGAAGTGCCTGTGTTACGGAGGCGTTTCATGA
- the cas7c gene encoding type I-C CRISPR-associated protein Cas7/Csd2 has protein sequence MSEIIKNRYEFVLLFDVENGNPNGDPDMGNMPRVDPQTGYGIVTDVCLKRKIRDYVDLVKSGEAGYDIYVKSGVVLNDQNKKAYDYLGIKPDSKKPKDDELTKFMCQNFFDIRAFGAVMTTEVNCGQVRGPVQFCFARSADPIFQQEVTVTRCAVTNERDAEKGQTMGKKQIVPYGLYRAEGYISAHLAKKTTGFNEDDLNLLWDSLINMFEHDHSAARGKMSARKLIVFKHESELGNCQSHILFDKVKVEHLSRDLPPRSFADYNVTIADDIPKGVELIEKL, from the coding sequence ATGAGTGAAATTATCAAGAATAGATACGAATTTGTGCTGCTGTTCGACGTTGAAAACGGAAACCCTAACGGGGATCCCGATATGGGCAATATGCCCAGGGTGGATCCGCAGACCGGCTACGGCATCGTCACCGATGTCTGCCTCAAAAGAAAGATCAGGGATTACGTTGACCTTGTGAAAAGTGGGGAGGCAGGTTATGACATCTATGTCAAGTCCGGTGTCGTGCTCAATGATCAGAACAAGAAAGCCTATGATTATCTCGGGATCAAACCGGATTCGAAGAAACCGAAAGACGACGAACTGACAAAATTCATGTGTCAGAACTTCTTTGATATTCGGGCCTTCGGTGCCGTGATGACCACGGAGGTTAACTGTGGCCAGGTCAGAGGCCCTGTGCAGTTTTGTTTTGCCCGCAGCGCGGATCCGATCTTTCAGCAGGAAGTAACCGTCACCCGTTGTGCCGTTACAAACGAGAGAGACGCTGAAAAGGGCCAGACGATGGGCAAAAAACAGATTGTGCCCTATGGCCTGTATCGTGCCGAAGGTTACATTTCAGCGCACCTGGCAAAAAAGACCACCGGATTTAATGAGGACGATCTGAACCTGCTCTGGGACAGCCTGATCAATATGTTTGAGCACGACCATTCGGCGGCACGGGGTAAAATGTCTGCACGGAAACTGATTGTTTTCAAGCATGAAAGCGAACTCGGCAACTGCCAGTCTCATATCCTGTTCGACAAGGTGAAGGTGGAACATCTCTCCCGCGATCTGCCACCCCGTTCTTTCGCAGATTATAACGTCACGATCGCTGACGACATCCCGAAGGGCGTCGAGTTGATCGAAAAGTTATGA
- the cas4 gene encoding CRISPR-associated protein Cas4, which produces MMEKKYAEDELLSLSGIQHFRFCKRQWALIHIERQWEENLRTTEGHFLHERVDDPFLRESRGDVVISRAFPLVSYHLGLYGVADVVEYTRSEHGVSLPGYEGLWKMQPVEYKRGKPKIDERDEVQLCAQAMCLEEMFDVRITTADFYYNEIRRRVHLKITEELRTLVISLADEMHDLFKKGTTPPAEKSQNCKFCSLVDVCVPKLTKKSVSVRKYVDKHLKDACAGDL; this is translated from the coding sequence ATGATGGAAAAGAAATATGCCGAAGACGAGTTGCTCTCGTTGTCTGGCATACAACATTTTCGTTTTTGCAAGCGCCAATGGGCTCTTATCCATATTGAGCGCCAGTGGGAGGAGAACCTTCGGACGACAGAAGGCCACTTTCTCCATGAGCGCGTGGATGACCCGTTCCTGAGAGAAAGCAGGGGCGACGTTGTGATATCAAGGGCTTTTCCGTTGGTTTCGTATCATCTCGGCCTCTACGGTGTGGCAGATGTTGTTGAGTACACTCGTTCTGAACATGGTGTTTCTCTTCCAGGCTATGAGGGTCTATGGAAAATGCAACCTGTAGAGTACAAAAGGGGAAAGCCAAAGATTGACGAGCGCGATGAGGTGCAACTCTGTGCGCAGGCAATGTGCCTGGAAGAGATGTTCGATGTACGCATAACTACTGCTGACTTCTATTATAACGAGATTCGGAGAAGGGTCCACCTTAAGATCACGGAAGAACTGAGAACACTCGTGATCTCCCTGGCCGACGAGATGCACGACCTCTTTAAGAAGGGAACCACTCCGCCGGCTGAAAAATCCCAGAATTGCAAATTCTGCTCTCTTGTCGATGTCTGTGTTCCCAAACTGACGAAAAAATCGGTTTCAGTCCGTAAATATGTCGACAAACATTTGAAGGATGCATGTGCCGGCGATCTCTAA
- the cas8c gene encoding type I-C CRISPR-associated protein Cas8c/Csd1 translates to MIIQSLCRHYDILGRDENVDIPRLGYSSAKVSFALVISPDGVLSNIVDLRSDEKKPKPKNMDVPIQKSRSSGVVPYFVCDNAKYVFGVEKMKRGDFEKKFSSSSPENDPAEYTILEENDKDVTLVHRRSRECFEEFRARQHEILDGLDDPGARGFLTFLDGWKPEEFLENSKTRQYKDDLLAGGNCVFECNGDFLHRKGAVRNAWENYSQNESGDVFVAQCLVTGEVGPISQVHNKIQGVVGAQSAGASLVSFNNEAFCSYGKSQSLNSPISESSMFKYTTALKYLLAGQSNRIRIADTTVVFWAETGDKSCEDLVRFFFDPQEAEKIEDQNAEGSRVRDTATIKQIGDILTKVRSGTKIHQEDIGTDPETNFYILGLSPNNARLAVRFWYVDTVEDLIAKVARHHLDMEIVRDDSGPRYFSVYRLLNETVPQSSDRKVVSPLLGGLLMRSILTGTAYPMPLYSAILSRVKVEGSINVVRAGLIKAYLLRLSRSGLTNLKMDVITVSLNEDSSNVPYRLGRLFAVLEKVQSDTNREMKSTINSKYFSSASSTPAVVFPVLLKLAQHHIAKSDWGFKSSQSIEEILAGVDEFPAYLNLEDQGMFMLGYYHQRKAFYKKKETVSSEEA, encoded by the coding sequence ATGATCATCCAGTCCCTCTGTCGTCATTATGATATTTTGGGGAGGGATGAGAATGTTGACATTCCACGGTTGGGGTACAGCAGTGCGAAGGTTTCATTTGCACTTGTCATATCCCCCGATGGCGTTCTTTCAAATATTGTCGATCTCAGGAGCGACGAAAAGAAGCCAAAACCCAAAAATATGGATGTTCCTATCCAGAAATCTCGTTCAAGCGGGGTTGTTCCGTATTTTGTCTGTGACAATGCAAAGTACGTTTTTGGCGTTGAAAAGATGAAAAGAGGTGATTTTGAGAAGAAATTCAGCTCTTCTTCACCTGAGAACGATCCTGCCGAGTATACGATACTTGAAGAGAACGACAAAGACGTAACTCTGGTTCATAGACGCTCAAGGGAGTGCTTTGAGGAGTTCAGAGCCCGTCAGCACGAGATACTGGACGGGCTGGACGATCCTGGCGCCCGTGGATTCCTTACGTTTCTAGATGGCTGGAAGCCGGAAGAGTTCCTTGAAAATTCAAAGACCAGACAGTATAAGGATGATCTTCTCGCCGGTGGCAATTGTGTTTTTGAATGCAACGGGGATTTTTTACACCGGAAAGGTGCGGTAAGAAACGCCTGGGAAAACTACTCTCAGAATGAGTCTGGCGATGTATTTGTCGCCCAGTGTCTGGTGACCGGAGAGGTGGGGCCCATATCTCAGGTACATAATAAAATACAGGGTGTTGTCGGGGCTCAGTCGGCAGGGGCTTCTCTTGTCAGCTTCAACAATGAGGCTTTCTGTTCGTATGGGAAGAGCCAAAGTTTGAACTCTCCCATCAGCGAATCGTCGATGTTTAAGTACACGACTGCCCTGAAATATCTTCTTGCAGGCCAGAGTAACAGAATCCGAATCGCTGATACGACAGTGGTGTTCTGGGCTGAAACCGGGGATAAATCCTGTGAAGATCTTGTGAGGTTCTTCTTCGACCCTCAGGAGGCAGAGAAGATTGAAGATCAGAATGCCGAGGGCTCTCGGGTACGGGACACGGCGACGATCAAACAGATCGGAGATATTCTCACCAAGGTCCGCTCCGGTACGAAAATACATCAAGAGGACATCGGGACGGACCCGGAGACGAATTTCTATATCCTTGGCCTGTCTCCGAACAATGCCCGGCTTGCCGTCCGTTTCTGGTATGTCGATACCGTTGAGGATCTTATAGCGAAGGTGGCACGTCACCACCTGGACATGGAGATCGTCCGGGACGATTCGGGTCCGCGATACTTCTCGGTCTACCGCCTGTTGAATGAAACCGTGCCTCAGAGTTCTGACAGAAAAGTGGTTTCACCGCTTCTCGGCGGCCTGCTTATGCGATCGATCCTGACCGGCACCGCCTATCCGATGCCGTTGTACAGCGCGATCCTGAGCCGCGTGAAGGTCGAGGGATCAATCAATGTTGTCAGAGCCGGGCTTATCAAAGCATATCTGCTCAGATTGAGCAGATCAGGATTAACGAATCTCAAAATGGATGTGATTACCGTGAGTCTAAACGAAGACAGTTCAAACGTGCCGTATCGCCTTGGAAGGTTGTTTGCCGTTCTTGAGAAGGTACAGAGTGATACGAACAGAGAGATGAAGAGCACCATTAACAGCAAGTACTTCAGCAGCGCTTCTTCAACGCCCGCCGTTGTATTTCCTGTTCTGTTAAAGCTTGCACAACACCACATCGCCAAGTCTGACTGGGGGTTCAAGTCCAGTCAGTCGATTGAAGAGATCCTGGCCGGGGTGGATGAGTTTCCGGCATACCTGAATCTTGAAGATCAGGGCATGTTCATGCTTGGCTACTATCATCAGCGGAAGGCGTTTTACAAGAAGAAAGAGACCGTTTCAAGTGAGGAGGCGTAA
- the htpX gene encoding zinc metalloprotease HtpX: MKWKRDIGLTMRVIMTWALLLLVYLIFLTVLGALFPGIGMWGLFAIAFVMAFGQYFFSDRLVLWSTGAREVSAEEYPELHRMVEKLSTEAGIPKPRVAVMPSPVPNAFATGRSPSHAVVAVTDSIARLLTREELEAVIAHELSHVKNRDVLTLTIASFIAMIATIIMQNAWLFSIGDRREGSPWLIAWIVAIVVWIVSTLLIRSLSRYREFAADRGSAYITGQPKALISALYKISGRMDMVPAEKKRAVEGANAFFIIPALSGDTLMELFSTHPPLEKRVAALEQVAEEMGYSSR; this comes from the coding sequence ATGAAATGGAAGCGTGACATAGGGCTCACGATGAGGGTCATCATGACCTGGGCACTCCTGCTCCTGGTCTACCTGATCTTCCTCACAGTTCTCGGGGCCCTGTTCCCGGGGATTGGGATGTGGGGGCTGTTTGCAATCGCCTTCGTGATGGCGTTCGGCCAGTACTTCTTCTCAGATCGGCTGGTGCTCTGGAGCACGGGCGCCCGGGAAGTGAGCGCCGAGGAGTATCCCGAACTCCACCGGATGGTGGAGAAACTCTCCACTGAGGCCGGGATCCCCAAGCCCCGCGTGGCCGTGATGCCGTCGCCGGTGCCGAACGCCTTTGCGACCGGGCGGTCGCCCTCCCACGCCGTGGTGGCGGTGACCGACTCGATTGCGAGGCTCCTGACCCGCGAGGAACTCGAAGCGGTGATCGCCCACGAGCTCTCGCACGTGAAGAACCGCGACGTCCTTACCCTGACGATCGCCTCGTTCATCGCGATGATCGCCACGATCATCATGCAGAACGCATGGCTCTTCTCCATCGGCGACCGGCGGGAAGGGAGCCCGTGGCTGATCGCATGGATCGTCGCCATCGTCGTCTGGATCGTCTCCACCCTGCTGATCCGCTCGCTCTCCCGGTACCGGGAGTTTGCGGCCGACCGCGGCAGCGCCTATATCACCGGCCAGCCCAAGGCGCTGATCTCGGCGCTCTACAAGATCAGCGGGAGGATGGACATGGTGCCGGCCGAGAAGAAGCGGGCGGTCGAGGGGGCGAACGCCTTCTTCATCATCCCGGCCCTCTCGGGCGACACCTTAATGGAACTCTTCTCCACCCACCCGCCCCTGGAAAAGCGCGTGGCGGCCCTGGAGCAGGTGGCAGAGGAGATGGGGTATTCGTCGAGGTAG
- a CDS encoding CRISPR-associated helicase/endonuclease Cas3 — MYYAHSTDDPDKNNWQILKVHLQNVANIASGFAGEFNAERFGYAGGLLHDIGKYSPEFQRRLDGANIRVDHSTAGAKESETFYGSFQSHILEYIITGHHGGLLDYGSAESGLQERLSKPYLPDYSAYKNEISIPDLKNVRPCLTPINKRMGFAISFYIRMLFSCLVDADFLDTEGFMSPDKSSLRGQYEAFDTLSRKFDDHMNAILSTAEDNLINRCRREIYEQCREKAELPPQMFSLTVPTGGGKTLSSMAFALDHLKKHDLNRIFYVIPYTSIIEQNADVFRKIFGNHNVLEHHSNYDPKNENSENTDLVADKLKLSSENWDIPIVVTTNVQFFESLFSNRVSRCRKLHNLAKSVIILDEAQMLPTGFLKPCLAALSELVVNYGSTVVICTATQPNLNGLLDERVRPVEIMRSPQELYKVFRRVHVTDLGAIDDADLSARLMAHKQVLCIVNTRKHAQKLFELISESGNCYHLSARMCPVHRRKQLKEIKDLLRKGAECRVVSTQLIEAGVDIDFPAVYRAISGIDSVCQAAGRCNREGKLHSGEVYVFRSTEAYGRPTRWQSRVAEIGGMIFDECDDPLSLPAVERYFEKLYFYEADGLDDKGILPCFEERLNEIAFPFEAVAGAFNLIENNTRDIIIPYDDRARSIIEDIQRTGFPGRYVRSLQGYTVSIYLEEFRELEKANAITSIGDRFFVLRGGEDFYSENIGLLNRKYNLDENSLFII, encoded by the coding sequence ATGTATTACGCCCATTCTACAGATGACCCGGATAAGAATAACTGGCAGATCCTGAAAGTCCATCTGCAAAACGTAGCGAATATTGCCTCCGGATTCGCCGGTGAATTCAACGCAGAGCGCTTTGGATATGCCGGGGGGTTGCTGCATGATATTGGGAAATATTCACCTGAATTTCAGAGGCGTCTTGATGGCGCCAATATCAGGGTTGATCATTCTACTGCAGGGGCAAAAGAGTCTGAAACATTCTATGGTAGTTTTCAAAGCCATATCCTTGAATATATCATAACCGGACACCACGGTGGCCTTCTCGATTATGGGAGTGCAGAGTCCGGACTCCAGGAGCGTCTATCTAAACCTTATTTGCCGGACTACTCGGCATACAAAAATGAAATTTCAATCCCGGATCTGAAGAATGTACGTCCCTGTCTTACACCAATCAATAAACGAATGGGTTTTGCGATTTCGTTTTACATCCGCATGCTCTTTTCATGTCTCGTTGATGCGGATTTTCTCGATACGGAAGGATTTATGTCCCCTGATAAATCCTCTCTCAGAGGGCAATATGAGGCATTCGATACGCTTTCCAGGAAGTTCGATGACCACATGAACGCCATACTTTCAACTGCTGAAGATAACTTGATCAATAGATGTCGAAGAGAAATCTATGAACAATGCAGAGAGAAGGCCGAATTGCCGCCGCAGATGTTCTCCCTGACCGTTCCGACTGGAGGAGGAAAAACCCTCTCTTCAATGGCATTTGCTCTCGACCATCTGAAAAAACACGATCTGAACAGAATTTTCTATGTCATACCATATACGAGCATCATCGAACAGAATGCCGATGTATTCCGAAAAATCTTTGGAAATCACAACGTACTCGAACACCACAGCAACTATGATCCTAAGAACGAAAACTCTGAAAACACTGATCTTGTTGCGGATAAACTGAAACTATCCTCTGAGAATTGGGACATTCCGATTGTCGTCACAACAAATGTTCAGTTTTTTGAATCTCTTTTTTCCAACCGCGTATCCAGATGTCGGAAGTTGCACAACCTCGCCAAGAGTGTGATTATCCTCGATGAAGCCCAGATGTTACCCACGGGCTTTTTGAAACCGTGCCTTGCCGCACTCTCCGAACTGGTGGTCAATTACGGATCAACGGTTGTTATTTGCACGGCAACTCAGCCGAATCTCAATGGACTTCTGGATGAGCGTGTCAGACCCGTTGAGATTATGCGCTCCCCACAGGAACTGTACAAAGTATTCAGGCGCGTTCATGTTACTGATCTCGGCGCTATCGATGATGCTGATCTTTCAGCCAGATTAATGGCGCACAAACAGGTTTTGTGCATCGTAAACACCCGAAAACACGCACAAAAACTGTTCGAATTGATCTCTGAATCCGGGAACTGCTATCATCTGAGTGCGCGAATGTGTCCGGTCCACCGGAGAAAGCAGTTGAAAGAGATCAAAGATCTTCTAAGAAAAGGGGCTGAGTGCCGTGTTGTTTCCACCCAGCTGATCGAGGCTGGCGTCGACATCGACTTTCCTGCTGTGTACCGGGCGATATCTGGGATTGATTCTGTCTGTCAGGCTGCAGGAAGATGCAACCGTGAAGGAAAACTGCATTCCGGAGAAGTGTATGTCTTCCGGTCCACTGAAGCTTATGGCCGGCCGACACGCTGGCAGAGTCGTGTTGCTGAAATCGGCGGTATGATCTTTGATGAATGCGATGATCCCCTGTCGCTGCCTGCTGTGGAGCGGTATTTCGAGAAATTGTATTTTTATGAGGCTGATGGACTCGATGATAAGGGCATTCTGCCTTGTTTTGAAGAGAGACTGAATGAAATTGCATTTCCCTTTGAGGCTGTGGCCGGCGCGTTCAACCTCATTGAGAATAATACGCGGGATATCATTATCCCGTACGATGACAGGGCCAGATCCATTATCGAAGATATTCAGCGCACGGGATTTCCGGGGCGATATGTTCGAAGTTTGCAGGGGTATACAGTGAGCATTTATCTCGAAGAGTTCAGGGAACTGGAAAAAGCCAATGCGATCACCTCTATCGGTGATAGATTTTTTGTATTGAGGGGTGGAGAAGATTTCTATTCTGAAAATATTGGTCTTTTAAACCGAAAATATAATCTTGATGAAAATTCATTGTTCATTATTTAA